One window of the Triticum dicoccoides isolate Atlit2015 ecotype Zavitan chromosome 3B, WEW_v2.0, whole genome shotgun sequence genome contains the following:
- the LOC119279297 gene encoding RHOMBOID-like protein 1 has protein sequence MPRRGETQEFRPFRRWFPFLVPLFVAANIALFVRTMYVNDCPAHAAAAAAAIGGSVGGAAGAAAAHGCMLEPDLGRYAFQPYKENPLVGPTSATLLEMGALETGKVARDHEWWRLITCIWLHAGVIHILANMLSLLMIGIRLEKEFGFLRIGTLYVISGVGGSLLSALFMVSNISVGASGALFGLLGSMLSELITNWTIYENKCAALLTLVMIIVINLAVGILPHVDNFAHIGGFVSGFFLGFVLLMRPQFGYINQKNSRLGVHSGTPKSKYKIYQIVLLVIALVILICGFITGFVLLMQGFDASQQCSWCHYLSCVPTSQWDCNKAPSNYCLSSQLGDQLNLTCQSTGKTETYVISSPSNPEAVKHLCLGLCS, from the exons atgccGCGGCGGGGCGAGACGCAGGAGTTCCGGCCCTTCCGGCGCTGGTTCCCATTCCTCGTGCCGCTCTTCGTCGCCGCCAACATCGCCCTCTTCGTCCGCACCATGTACGTCAACGACTGCCCCGCCCACGCCGCGGCTGCCGCCGCTGCGATCGGCGGCTCCGTCGGCGGGGCCGCCGGGGCTGCCGCCGCGCACGGTTGCATGCTCGAGCCGGACCTCGGCAGGTACGCGTTCCAGCCGTACAAGGAGAACCCCCTCGTCGGGCCCACATCCGCGAC GCTGTTGGAAATGGGGGCACTAGAAACCGGTAAAGTTGCCAGAGATCACGAATGGTGGCGCCTCATCACTTGCATTTGGTTGCATGCTGGTGTTATCCACATACTTGCCAATATGTTGAGTCTCCTGATGATTGGGATCAGGCTTGAGAAGGAATTTGGTTTCC TGAGGATCGGCACACTATATGTGATCTCGGGGGTCGGCGGTAGCTTATTGTCTGCTCTGTTTATGGTGTCAAATATCTCTGTTGGTGCTTCAGGTGCACTGTTTGGATTACTGGGCTCCATGCTGTCAGAGCTGATAACTAACTGGACAATATACGAGAATAAG TGTGCGGCTTTATTGACTCTTGTTATGATCATTGTTATCAACTTGGCTGTTGGGATCCTTCCACATGTTGACAACTTTGCTCATATTGGTGGATTTGTATCGGGTTTTTTTCTTGGTTTTGTGCTCCTAATGCGCCCACAGTTCGGATACATCAACCAGAAGAACTCTCGTCTTGGAGTTCACTCGGGCACGCCTAAATCCAAGTACAAGATATATCAAATTGTACTCTTGGTGATTGCTTTGGTGATATTAATTTGTGG GTTCATCACTGGCTTTGTATTGCTAATGCAAGGGTTCGATGCTAGCCAGCAATGTTCTTGGTGCCATTATCTGAGCTGTGTTCCTACTTCACAGTGGGACTGTAATAAAGCACCGAGCAACTATTGCCTC TCTTCACAGCTTGGAGACCAACTAAACCTGACATGTCAAAGCACTGGGAAGACAGAAACGTACGTTATCAGCAGCCCAAGCAACCCGGAGGCGGTTAAGCACCTTTGTCTCGGCCTTTGCAGCTGA